In Notolabrus celidotus isolate fNotCel1 chromosome 10, fNotCel1.pri, whole genome shotgun sequence, one DNA window encodes the following:
- the LOC117819891 gene encoding transmembrane protein 237A-like isoform X2, protein MPTVKSKKKKPKKEVSVGEEQGEALDMEMEELTNKSQSDSREPLTPEPQDPAPQKKKKKKRAPTIDQEVDHADTPNGNTTEPAVDEETTVAVTRKTKKKRKVKAAEHYSNDLGAEDDDIITDAPSPIPQHSLFSAPHGQSQPVGKVFVERNRRFQAERVDQFRHSEMMDDYLDPRPLWTTRDVALKVHSSFRVVGLFSHGFLAGYAVWNIIVVYVLAGEQMTTLPNLLNQYHPLAYPAQSLLYLLLAISTVSAFDRVNLAKASMALRGFLTLDPAALASFLYFIALILSLSQQMTSDRINLYPTANETLWPPGSEQQILRPWIVVNLVVALLVGMAWAVVSTRPDIDYTEEFLMSMEVESYPRGDETVDNPA, encoded by the exons ATGCCGACCGTCaagagcaagaagaagaagccgAAGAAGGAGGTCAGCGtaggagaggagcagggagaag CTCTGGACATGGAAATGGAGGAGCTGACCAATAAGAGCCAGTCAGACAGCAGGGAACCTTTGACCCCAGAGCCACAGGATCCagcaccacagaagaagaagaagaagaagagagcacCAACCATCG aTCAAGAAGTCGATCATGCCGACACACCAAATGGGAACACGACAGAGCCAGCCGTCGACGAGGAGACGACTGTCGCTGTGACCAGAAAGACCAAAAAGAAGAG GAAGGTGAAGGCAGCAGAGCATTACAGCAACGATCTTGGCGCTGAAGACGACGACATCATCACAGACGCACCGTCCCCAATCCCCCAGCATTCTCTGTTCTCCGCTCCGCACGGGCAGAGCCAGCCAGTCGGGAAAGTCTTTGTGGAGAGGAACA ggcgATTCCAGGCAGAGCGTGTGGATCAGTTCCGACACTCCGAGATGATGGATGACTACCTGGACCCCAGACCGCTCTGGACCACCAGAGACGTTGCCTTGAAAGTCCACAGCAGCTTCAG GGTGGTCGGTCTGTTCTCTCACGGTTTCTTGGCGGGTTATGCCGTTTGGAACATCATCGTCGTGTACGTGTTGGCGGGCGAGCAGATGACCACACTGCCCAACCTGCTGAACCAGTACCACCCGCTGGCCTATCCCGCCCAGTCCCTGCTCTACCTGCTGCTCGCAATCAGCACCGTGTCCGCCTTCgacag AGTGAACCTGGCCAAAGCCTCCATGGCTCTGAGAGGCTTCCTCACCCTCGACCCTGCTGCTCTGGCTTCTTTCT tatATTTCATCGCCCTGATCCTGTCCCTCAGTCAGCAAATGACAAGCGACCGCATCAACCTCTACCCGACAGCCAACGAGACTCTGTG GCCTCCAGGCTCGGAGCAGCAGATCCTGCGGCCATGGATTGTGGTGAACCTGGTAGTGGCGCTGCTTGTGGGCATGGCGTGGGCTGTTGTCTCTACACGGCCGGACATCGACTACACAGAAG AGTTCCTGATGAGTATGGAGGTGGAGTCTTACCCAAGAGGAGACGAGACTGTGGACAACCCCGCCTGA
- the LOC117819891 gene encoding transmembrane protein 237A-like isoform X1: MPTVKSKKKKPKKEVSVGEEQGEVALDMEMEELTNKSQSDSREPLTPEPQDPAPQKKKKKKRAPTIDQEVDHADTPNGNTTEPAVDEETTVAVTRKTKKKRKVKAAEHYSNDLGAEDDDIITDAPSPIPQHSLFSAPHGQSQPVGKVFVERNRRFQAERVDQFRHSEMMDDYLDPRPLWTTRDVALKVHSSFRVVGLFSHGFLAGYAVWNIIVVYVLAGEQMTTLPNLLNQYHPLAYPAQSLLYLLLAISTVSAFDRVNLAKASMALRGFLTLDPAALASFLYFIALILSLSQQMTSDRINLYPTANETLWPPGSEQQILRPWIVVNLVVALLVGMAWAVVSTRPDIDYTEEFLMSMEVESYPRGDETVDNPA, translated from the exons ATGCCGACCGTCaagagcaagaagaagaagccgAAGAAGGAGGTCAGCGtaggagaggagcagggagaag TAGCTCTGGACATGGAAATGGAGGAGCTGACCAATAAGAGCCAGTCAGACAGCAGGGAACCTTTGACCCCAGAGCCACAGGATCCagcaccacagaagaagaagaagaagaagagagcacCAACCATCG aTCAAGAAGTCGATCATGCCGACACACCAAATGGGAACACGACAGAGCCAGCCGTCGACGAGGAGACGACTGTCGCTGTGACCAGAAAGACCAAAAAGAAGAG GAAGGTGAAGGCAGCAGAGCATTACAGCAACGATCTTGGCGCTGAAGACGACGACATCATCACAGACGCACCGTCCCCAATCCCCCAGCATTCTCTGTTCTCCGCTCCGCACGGGCAGAGCCAGCCAGTCGGGAAAGTCTTTGTGGAGAGGAACA ggcgATTCCAGGCAGAGCGTGTGGATCAGTTCCGACACTCCGAGATGATGGATGACTACCTGGACCCCAGACCGCTCTGGACCACCAGAGACGTTGCCTTGAAAGTCCACAGCAGCTTCAG GGTGGTCGGTCTGTTCTCTCACGGTTTCTTGGCGGGTTATGCCGTTTGGAACATCATCGTCGTGTACGTGTTGGCGGGCGAGCAGATGACCACACTGCCCAACCTGCTGAACCAGTACCACCCGCTGGCCTATCCCGCCCAGTCCCTGCTCTACCTGCTGCTCGCAATCAGCACCGTGTCCGCCTTCgacag AGTGAACCTGGCCAAAGCCTCCATGGCTCTGAGAGGCTTCCTCACCCTCGACCCTGCTGCTCTGGCTTCTTTCT tatATTTCATCGCCCTGATCCTGTCCCTCAGTCAGCAAATGACAAGCGACCGCATCAACCTCTACCCGACAGCCAACGAGACTCTGTG GCCTCCAGGCTCGGAGCAGCAGATCCTGCGGCCATGGATTGTGGTGAACCTGGTAGTGGCGCTGCTTGTGGGCATGGCGTGGGCTGTTGTCTCTACACGGCCGGACATCGACTACACAGAAG AGTTCCTGATGAGTATGGAGGTGGAGTCTTACCCAAGAGGAGACGAGACTGTGGACAACCCCGCCTGA
- the LOC117819900 gene encoding LOW QUALITY PROTEIN: MAGUK p55 subfamily member 4-like (The sequence of the model RefSeq protein was modified relative to this genomic sequence to represent the inferred CDS: deleted 2 bases in 1 codon), with amino-acid sequence MRQASEDGVSEVLSSVVEDVGQAMDRNISGAHILHELLSAPWLRAVLKMYECLLQFQRLTPRPFLPYASGLSHEIMAAIQKVHRPSAEARELYKLLSSPHIQALLSSQDSVAQSDYGPILPPLPDEMPEDEEAMRIVCLVKNNQPLGATIRRDEETGEIYIARVIHGGLADRSGLLHPGDMLVEVNGNPVMGLEPEQVIQILINSHGTILFKVIPNAAQSSSTQKSVYMRAMVDYCPLQDTSIPCLNAGMAFIRGDLLEVVDQSDARWWQARKIPCSVSCAGLIPSAGMLKSKQREQWWCQPLQVHTCIRPCENLFSSPLNSRMIVHMQKTNSCIQMTEAEASDGIYVAGYRRSFRLWRRTSFKRRRQSCTSCSPNSNALNTPYEEVALYQRPPQDNLRLVILIGASGVGVSELRRRLLRHNPLQFQGPLPHTTRPIRAGEQSGREYHFVTKELFEYMVCNNRFVEYGEFDSHLYGTSTDAIDDVLRRGRMCIIDVEPHSIQTLRTRKLKPYVIFIKPPSPDRLRQTRRDAQIITNYTLNRVFTEEDFVELEDSSRLIDLKYKQFFDSVLVNDDLQDACIHLCSIIQEAQTEPQWIPVSWSRSEE; translated from the exons ATGAGGCAAGCTTCAGAGGATG GTGTCAGCGAGGTGCTGTCCAGCGTAGTGGAGGACGTTGGTCAGGCCATGGACAGAAACATCAGCGGTGCTCACATCCTCCATGAGCTGTTGAGCGCTCCGTGGCTGCGTGCCGTGTTgaag ATGTACGAGTGCCTGTTGCAGTTCCAGAGATTGACACCCAGACCCTTTTTGCCTTACGCTTCAGGACTCTCACATGAG ATCATGGCTGCCATACAGAAAGTCCACCGTCCTTCAGCTGAAGCCCGAGAGCTCTACAAACTCCTCAGCTCTCCACACATACAG GCCCTCCTGTCATCCCAGGACAGTGTAGCTCAGTCGGACTATGGGCCTATTTTACCTCCTCTGCCTGACGAGATGCCTGAGGATGAGGAGGCCATGAGGATCGTCTGTCTAGTGAAGAACAACCAGCCGCTG ggGGCGACCATAAGGAGAGACGAGGAGACGGGAGAAATCTACATCGCCAGAGTGATTCACGGAGGACTGGCAGATCGCAGCG gACTCCTTCATCCTGGTGATATGTTAGTGGAGGTTAATGGAAACCCTGTCATGGGTCTGGAGCCGGAGCAAGTCATTCAGATACTG attaattcccatggaactatcctgtttaaagttattCCTAACGCCgctcagagcagcagcacacagaAGTCG GTGTACATGAGGGCCATGGTGGACTACTGCCCCCTGCAGGACACCTCCATCCCCTGTCTGAATGCAGGGATGGCGTTCATTAGAGGAGACCTGCTGGAGGTGGTGGACCAGTCTGATGCTCGGTGGTGGCAGGCCAGGAAGATACCCtgttctgtttcctgtgctggtttgattccctcTGCCGGCATGTTGAAGAG taAACAGAGGGAGCAGTGGTGGTGTCAGCCGTTACAGGTTCATACCTGCATCAGACCCTGTGAGAACTTATTTTCATCACCACTAAATTCA agGATGATCGTCCACATGCAGAAGACAAACTCCTGTATACAG ATGA CTGAAGCTGAAGCCAGTGATGGGATCTACGTAG CCGGTTACAGGAGGAGTTTCCGTCTGTGGAGGAGGACGTCATTCAAAAGGAGACGACAGTCCTGCACCTCCTGCTCGCCCAACAGCAATGCTCTGAATACCCCATATGAGGAGGTGGCTCTGTATCAGCGCCCCCCGCAAGACAACCTCCGCCTCGTCATCCTCATTG gAGCTTCAGGTGTTGGAGTTTCTGAGCTGAGGAGGAGACTCCTCCGACACAACCCTTTACAATTCCAGGGACCCCTACCTC ATACAACTCGTCCAATCAGAGCAGGGGAGCAGAGTGGAAGAGAGTACCACTTTGTCACCAAGGAGCTGTTTGAGTACATGGTGTGTAATAACAG GTTTGTAGAGTACGGTGAATTTGACAGTCACCTGTATGGGACGAGCACTGATGCTATCGATGACGtgctgaggagagggaggatgtGCATCATCGATGTTGAACCACAT agcatTCAGACTCTACGGACGAGGAAACTGAAGCCTTATGTGATTTTCATCAAACCTCCGAGCCCGGACAGACTGAGACAAACCCGCAGAGACGCACAAATCATCACCAACTACACCCTCAACAGAGTGTTCACT gaggaggactTTGTGGAGCTGGAGGACTCGTCCCGCCTCATCGACTTAAAGTACAAACAGTTCTTTGACAGCGTGCTGGTGAACGATGACCTGCAGGACGCCTGCATACATCTCTGCTCCATCATCCAGGAGGCACAGACGGAGCCACAGTGGATCCCCGTCAGCTGGAGCCGGTCCGAGGAGTAG